Below is a window of Undibacterium sp. YM2 DNA.
AAGGCTTATTCCCTGCCGCTGGCATTATCTGGTGGTGAGCAGCAGCGGGTGGCAATAGCCCGCGCCATTGTCAACCGGCCACAGATCATCCTGGCAGACGAACCTACGGCCTTCCTCGACCGTGATAATGCCAATAAGGTATTGAGTGCGCTGAAGGCTTTCCAGAGCGCCGGTGTCACCTGCATTATCTCCAGTCATGATGAACAATTTCTCGATCAGGCCAGCCGTGTGATTTACCTGAGCCAGGGCCAGGTCGTCAGCACCTGGAAATCCTCACTGGCCGCCTGATCCTGCAGTACAGAATAACAAGGAAGAATTCATGACCAACTGGTTTCGTCAACACTTGTTCGCCATCAAGAGCGCCTTCGCCCATCTGCGTGGCAGCCCGGGTAATTTCCTCTTCAATGTGCTGGTGGTCGCCATTGCACTGGCGCTACCCATCGCCGGCCTGACCCTGATAGAAAATATACGTCCCATCTCGTCGCAACTGTCCATAGAACCTGAGATCAGCATCTTCGTCAGCCCGGACACACCGAGGGCAACGGCCACCGCCTTGTCAATACCGCTGAAGAAATTGCTGAAAGAAAAAAACATCACGGCCAACCTGAACTTCATTCCCAAGGACAAGGCCCTGGCCAGCCTGGAGCAATCATCCAACCTGGCGGAAGTCTTGTCTACCCTGGGTGGCAATCCCCTGCCGGACGCCTATGTCTTGTCCATGTCGAATAGTGATGCTGGCAAGATAGAAGCGCTGGTCGAAGAAATAAAGCAAATGCAGGATGTCGATGTCGTGCAACTTGATTCTGCCTGGGTCAAGCGCCTGGCAGCACTGGTGCAAATCATGCAACTGGGTCTGATGTTCCTGGCCGCCACTCTGGGTGTGGTGGTGATCGTGGTGGTATTTAATGCCACCCGCCTGCAAGTGATTTCACACAGGGCAGAAATTGCCGTATCGCGCCTGTTGGGGGCGACCAACAGTTTCATCCACAAGCCTTATTACTATACCGGCGCCTTGCTGGGCCTGCTGGCCGGAGGCCTGGCATTGGGCTTGATTGCTGCTTCCCTGCAACCCTTGAACAAGGCAATTGCCGAATTTGCTAAATTATATGCCTCAGAATTCCATCTTGTTCCGTTGGGTATCGTACAGAGCGCCATACTGCTGGCTGTTAGCATGTTGCTTGGCCTGATTGGTGTTTTTCTGTCAGTAAGAAGGCAGTTGGCTAGCGCCAGCTAAATTTTTGACACCTGTCTCACAATAAATTGACTGCTGTTTCGTCTCCATAGTGCTGACCGCAGTGTTTGGCAATATCTGGCACCATGGCATCAGCCTGCACATCCAGGTTTTGCAACAGGCTTTTACAATTTGCATCGAATTGATTGCAACTTTCCACCCAGGCGTCTATCTAAGCACTATATATGCTGTAAATGAATGCTTGTTTTTCAATAGATTTATTTGATGAACTTCATAGAATCTGAGTATTAGCACTCTTCTCAAGAGAGTGCTAATATAGGAACTTGAAAGTGCCAAAAGGAGTAATTGATACTCTTAAGGCAGCAATAAGGAGGAAAAATGGCAACTACATCGACACAATTGATCCCTGCAACCGACAGCACAGCGCTGGCTCTAGGCTTTAGTGGCACGCTGGGTAATATTGATGCCTATATCTCTGCAGTCAACCGTCTGCCCATGCTCACGCATGAAGAAGAAATTGACTACGCTAAAAAATTGCGTGATGACAATGACCTGGCTGCCGCTCAGCAACTGGTTATGTCGCATCTGCGCCTGGTAGTTTCCATCGCCCGCGGTTACCTCGGCTATGGCCTGCCGCATGCAGACTTGATTCAGGAAGGCAATATCGGCCTGATGAAAGCCGTCAAACGCTTTGATCCTGACCAGGGCGTGCGCCTGGTATCCTATGCAATGCACTGGATCAAGGCTGAAATGCATGAGTACATTTTGAAAAACTGGCGCCTGGTCAAAGTAGCAACGACCAAAGCCCAGCGCAAACTGTTCTTTAACCTGCGCAGCCATAAAGAAGGCCTGGACGCGATGACACCTAAGCAGATTGATGCCCTGGCATCAACACTGGATGTCAAACGCGAAGAAGTCATAGAAATGGAAATGCGTTTGTCCGGTCACGATATCGCCCTGGATGCACCGACGGATGATGATGATGAGAAATTTGCTCCCATCGCTTATCTGAAGACTGAATCTGACGAGCCTACCCGTGTGCTGGAAACGCGCCAGTATGACCGTCTGCAAAGCGAAGGCCTGGAATCTGCATTGTCCAAGCTGGATGCGCGCTCACGCCACATCATAGAATCACGCTGGCTGAAGAATGATGATGGTACAGGTGCCACCCTGCATGAACTGGCTGACGAATACGGTGTTTCTGCCGAGCGTATACGCCAGATCGAAAGCGCAGCCCTGAAGAAAATGAAGGGCAGCCTCAGCAGTTTTGCATAATCAAAACAGGCTGCAGCAATGAAAAAGGCACTCGCAAGAGTGCCTTTTGTTTTATCCAGCGTGCTTTGTGGCCGTTTTTGTGGCCGAGCGTTGGCTATCCGAGGTCGGTTTCGCGGTCAATTTTGCCGCTCATTTCGTGACATGAGTGCCGTCTGCTTTGTATTCTCTGTCGCTTTACTTCAGCAGGATTTTCAAATCATGGGCAACAGCTTCTGCCCCCTGGCCATGGCGCAGGAATAAGCGTATGCGCCCCTGAGGATCAAATACATAGCTGCCCGCCGTATGGTCCATGGTATAGCTGCCGGGTGTTTTGCCTTCTACCTTTTGATAAAACACCTTGAATTCTTTGGCTACCTTGGCCGTTGCAGCGGCATCGCCATACAAGCCCAGGAAGCGCTTGTCAAAATTGGGGACGTAGTTGGCCAGCAAGGTCTGGGTATCGCGTTCAGTGTCCAGGGTCACAAACAGCACCTGCACCTTGTCCGCATCCGTGCCCAGTAATTTCATGACATTGGCCATTTCCACCATGGTGGTCGGACAGACATCCGGGCACTGGGTATAGCCAAAAAAGATCACTACCGCCTTGCCCTTGAAGTCTGCCAGCGTACGTGCCTTGCCATTATGATCTGTCAACGCAAAGTCTTTGGCGTAATCGAGGCCGGTCAGGTCAGTGTTATTGAATTTTTCCTGGGCCGGGGCGCAAGCAAGCAGGCTCAACGCCATCAGCATACTGGCCATGTGCTTCAGAATTTTCATAGCTTGATATAGTGATCAATCAACAAGGCTGCAAACAGCAGGGACAGGTAAATAATGGAATAGGCAAACGTCTTGCGCGCCAGCACGTCATCATAGTGCTTGTAAATACGCCATGCATACCAAAGGAAAATCAGACCCAGGATAATCGCGCTGACCAGATAAATCAGGCCACTCATATGTACCGCATAGGGCAGCATGGTGGTAGCAAACAGAGCAATGGTATACAGCCAGATATGGAAGCGGGTAAATTCAAGGCCATGGGTAATTGGCAACATCGGCAGGCCGGAACGCGCGTAATCGTCGCGCCTGTACATTGCCAGCGCCCAGAAATGCGGTGGTGTCCAGACAAAAATGATCAATACCAGCAACCAGGCCTGCATAGGCACATCGTTTGCGACAGCTGCCCAGCCCAGTGCTGGTGGCATGGCACCTGACAAACCACCAATGACGATATTTTGTGGTGTCGCCGGTTTCAGGATGATGGTGTAAATGACGGCATAGCCAACGAAAGTGACGAAGGTCAGCCACATGGTCAGCGGATTGACCATGGTATACAAGACCCACATGCCCATGCCACCGATGACGCCGGAGAATACCAGAGTCTGCGGCACCGTAATCTCACCCTGGGCTGTTGCACGGCGTGCAGTTCTTGCCATGCGAGAATCAATTTCTTTTTCCACCAGGCAATTTACTGCGAAAGCAGCACCTGCCAGCAGCCAGATACCTACGGTGGCAGCGACGACTACGCGCCAGGCAGGCAACTCCGGTGTCGCCAGGAACATGCCGATGACGGCGCAAAATACCGCGAGCTGGGTCACACGGGGCTTGGTCAAAGCCCAGTACTGAGCCAGTCGGTTGGAAGGCAAACTTAAAGTGGTCATGATCTATCTTTGGCAGCGGCAAGGCTCACATGCCTTATGCGGTAGTTTAACATGGTCAGCAAAAGCACGAGCATGGCAGCCATCCCATTATGCAAAACTGCCAGCAGCAAAGGCCAGGAAAAAAAGACGGTAGAAATGCCGATGATGAATTGGGCAATAATGGCGAGCAGGATGTTACGGCCCAGTTTCTCCAGCCCGGCAATCTTGCGCGCCCTGAGCGCGGCCCACAGACAGACTGCGACTACCAGCAAGGCAAAGTTCCTGTGCACCCAGTGTATGGCAACCAGGGCATTGAAAGGCAGGTAATCACCATTTACAGTCTGGCCGAGCTGGCGCCACAGGCTGAAACCATGTTCAAAGTCCATCGCCGGTATGACCTGGCCATTGCACATGGGGTAGTCCTGGCAAGCCAGGGCAGCATAGTTAGTACTTACCCAACCACCCAGACTGATTTGCACAAACACCAGCACTAAAGCCAGGCTGGCTGGCCATAGCATGCGCCTGCCATCGGCGGCAGCAATGCTGCGGCCCGGCAGCGAGCTGCTTTGCTGTTCCAGGCTGGCACTGAGCAGTGCCAGCAAACCCATGCCGAGGATGAGGTGAGTGGTCACTATGACGGGTTGCAGCTTGAGGGTGACAGTCCAGGCGCCGAATGCACCTTGCAGGCAAACAAAGAACAGCAGGAAGGTGGCCAGCCAGGGACTGCTTGCAAGCTGGCGGCGGCGTACCCAAGCGATCGCCATCTGGGCAATAATCAGTATGCCCACACTCATCGCCAGATAGCGGTGCACCATTTCTATCCAGGCTTTTTGTAAAGTCACGGGGCCAGTTGGCATGGCAATTTCTGCCGCCTTGATCGCGGCATGGGATTGCAAGGGGTTGGACTGACCATAGCAACCCGGCCAGTCCGGGCAACCCAGACCAGAATCTGTCAGGCGGGTGAATGCGCCAAACATGATGAGCTCAAAAGTCAGGGTGACAGTGACCGCAATGAGCTTGCGGTATTTATTCTTTTCCCTGGACAGGAATACCATAGCCGCCGGTATTACCGCGACCATCAGTGCTGTCAATGCTATCTGCAACCACATGATTATTGTTTAACCTATCGCTGACGCACGCAATAATTTGCTGAGGTCTTTTTTAATCTTGTTGGCATCTGCATTTTTTTGGTAACGCATCATCAGATTGCCTAGCGGATCTATGAGGTAAATATGGTCGCTGATCTGGGTATCGCTCTCGGTCGGCAACCAGGCCTTGAGGGCGGCAGGATCAACCTTCAGCATGCGGGCCCCATCATGCTGGCGTATCAACATGGTATCGATGGGAGCATCGTCGGTGATCAGCCAGACGCGCTCTATCCTGTCCATTTCCTTGCCCTGGGCGGTGCGCAACTGGCGGATATCATACATTCTTTTCTGGCAAGCCTCGGCGCAGGCACCGCTATCTACCTGCAGCATCAGCCATTTGCCTTTATAGGCTTCCAGACCAATCACGGGATCAGTCGCCGCCGCACCCAGCAGATGCCCGGCCAGCTTGGGCATGGGGTAGTTGCGCGGATCAAGTATGGTGCCGTAATTGGTGCGGCCCTCAGGCTTGATGACATAGTAGGTCAGGTAAGAAAAAACCATGGGGGCAGCACAGACTGCCAGCACCATCAATAATTTCCAGCGACCACGCGACTTTTGCTTTTCAGTTTTTTCCACGACGAAATCCAGTAACAACAAAAAATAAGAAGGCCATCAGAGCCAGTGCATACCATTGAAAGGCATAGCCCCTGTGCTTGTCAGCACCCGCCGAAGGCATCGGCCATTCGCGCGAGAGACCATCGTTTTCCAAAGAAGTTTGTTCCAGCACAAAGGGATAAAAATCCCAGCGCGTCTGTTTTGCCAATGCTTCAACATCGATATTTTGCAGCAGGCTGCCAGGTTTGACCGCCTCGGCCTGGCCGAGTTGCATTACCCGCTCCAACCTGTCCCTGAGTATACCTTCCAGCATGACTTGACCGCCTGGAACCGGAATATCCGGCACATGCATCCTGTCACGCGCATCACGCGGGTGCCAGCCGCGGGCGATCAGGACATACTTGCTGCTATTGGCCAGTTTGAAAGGCATCAGCACATACAAACCTGCTTTTCCCTGCAGGGGACGGTTATCCAGATACAAGGGCCATTCGCGTATGAATTGCCCGCTGACTTGCAGCTTGCGAAACGCCAGCAACTGTCCAGGCGGCGTTTGCGCATTCAATGCCAGCGCAGGCAAATGCTGGCGCTCGGCCATTTCCGCTGCCAGCGTTTCTTTTTCCTCTGCCCTGTGGGTCTGCCATTGCGCCAAAGCGATGCCCAGGCTGATCAACAGCAGGCTGGCGATAAACGGAATCAGTCGGAAGCGGAAGGAAATAGGCATTCAGGTATTAAGGTATTACAATGCAGGAGTCGATCAATTAAAGTATCAACAATAACCGAGTATGAAAATTCTTGTCGCCATCGCTTTTTTCCTTATCCTGTTCAGCCTGGGGTCTGCCCTGGTTTATCTGATGAAAGACAAGGGAAAAAGCAATCGTACGGTCAAGGCACTGGCCTTCAGGGTGGGGTTTTCCATCACGCTGTTTTTGCTGATCCTGCTGGCCAACCATTTTGGCTTGATACAACCTACCGGTATCAGGTAAGTCCGTCCCGGATTTCAGGGACGTAAGGGTTCTAACACTACCAGCTATTCAGGCATTTCCATATATGTAAAAAAGCCGCACTAACTGTGCGGCTTTTTTTACGCTACTGCTTGCTATTACAGCCAGTAGACCACGACGTACAGACCCAGCCAGACCACGTCAACAAAGTGCCAGTACCAGGCAGCGCCTTCGAATGCGAAGTGGTGTTCAGGTGTGAAATGACCTTTCATGACACGATACAGGACAACCGACAACATGATCGCACCCATGGTTACATGGAAACCGTGGAAACCGGTCAGCATGAAGAAAGTGGAACCATAGATACCAGAAGTCAGTTTCAGGTTCAGTTCGCTATACGCATGCATGTATTCGTAAGCCTGGAAGCCCATGAACACTGCGCCCAGCAAGACAGTAGCAAACAACCAGAATGCTGTCTTGGCACGATGGCCTTCACGCAAGGCGTGGTGAGCAATCGTCAGCGTCACGCCGGAAGTCAGCAACAAGGCCGTATTGATCGTAGGGATAGGGAAAGGGCCCATGGTCTTGAAGGCTTCGACTGTACCAGCCGGGCCCACATTACCCCAGTTCGCAGCAAAATCAGGCCACAGGACTTTGTGATCCAGATCAGCCAGCCAGGGCATGGAGATAGTACGTGCATAGAACAATGCACCAAAGAAGGCTGCAAAGAACATCACTTCAGAAAAAATGAACCAGCTCATGCTCCAGCGGAAGGAAACGTCGATACGCGCACTGTATTTGCCGCCTTCAGATTCAGCAATCGCATCGCCAAACCAGTTATACAAGACCACCAGTGTCAGGATGATACCTGCGAAGTTCAGGTAAGAACCCCAGGCCAGACCGTTGACCCAGGCAGAAGCACCTATCATGGTCAGCAATAAGGTGGTGCCACCAAGTACTGGCCATTTGGATGGGCCAGGCACAAAATAGTATGGCGCATTAGCGTGTTGAGAACTCATTTCCATCTCCCGATGCAATTTAATGTACTACTTGAATTGTTATTTTGCGACTACATGTCTGACTATCATGATCAGCACTGAAATAAAGATCAGCGCACCTATGATGCCGGCAATAATCACGTGAACAGGATTCAACTGCGCTGCATCCTGCTCATAATCTGTTTTCTTACGTATTCCCAGAAACGACCAGAATACGGCTTTCATTGTTGCGAAAAACGAAGCCTTACGCTTGCTTGCTTCTTTCAAATCAGTCATGACTTACCCTGCCCTTCTCCAGCTACGCCAGTTGCTGCCTGTGGCTTGACGCCAACTTCAAAGAAAGTATAAGACAAGGTAATCGTCTTCACATCTTTGGGCAGGGCCGGGTCCAGATAAAACACTACCGGCATTTGCCGCGCTTCATTTGGCCCCAGAGTCTGCTGCTTGAAACAAAAGCATTCCATCTTCTTGAAGTAATTGCCAGCCTGTTGTGGTGCGTAGCTGGGTATGGCCTGCGCATCCATTTTGTAAGACTGCTTGTTGACTACTTCATAAACGATTTGTGTCATTTCACCGGGGTGCACTTTCATGCTCGCCACGGTAGGACGAAAACGCCACGGGCCCTGCGTATTTGCATCAAACTCCACCGTCACTTCACGGCTTCTGTCTATCTGGGAATTGGAAATCTCTTTAACCGAGATATCCTTGGGCGTCAGTATATTCACACCCGTCAATTCACAAATCTGCTTGTAAATGGGCACCAGCGCGTAACCAAATCCAAACATCAGAACCGCGATCACCAGCAACTTGCCCAGCATTTTGGCATTCAGCTTGTTCTTGCCAGCGACGCCGGATTCCTCTTGCAACATGAAGCTATCCTATCAACGTAACCAGGTTTGCTTGATGAAGACACCGGCAAAAAACACCAGTGCCACAGAAAACAAAATGATGGCAGTTCGCAAGTTATTCGGTTTTTTTCGATTACTCATTTTTTGTCTTGCTCCGGCAAAACCGGAGCAAGCCTCAGCCGCACTACATTATTTGAATTCTGGTGGTTCTTCAAAAGTGTGGAAAGGCGCAGGGCTAGGCACTGTCCATTCCAGGCCTTCAGCACCATCCCATGGTTTCGCTTCTGCTGGTATGCCGCCTTTGATGGACGGGATAACCACTGCCAGGATGAAGTACACCTGCATCAGACCAAATCCAAACGCGCCGATAGTGGCAATCTGATTGAAGTCAGTGAACTGCGCTGGGTAATCAGCATAACGTCGTGGCATACCGGCCAGACCCAGGAAGTGCATAGGGAAGAAGGTCACGTTGAACAAAATCAGCGAACCCCAGAAGTGGATCTTGCCGCGCGTTTCGTTGTACATGAAACCTGTCCATTTTGGACCCCAGTAGTAGTAACCGGCGAACAAGGCAAACAGGGAACCCGCCACCAATACATAGTGGAAGTGGGCAACCACGTAGTAAGTATCCTGCAACTGGATGTCAATCGGGGTCACCGCCAGGATCAGACCTGTGAAACCACCCATGGTGAACACGAAGATGAAGCCGACTGCAAACAACATAGGTGTCTCGAAAGTCATCGAGCCTTTCCACATCGTCGCCACCCAGTTAAATACTTTCACGCCGGTAGGTACCGAGATCAGCATGGTGGCATACATGAAGAACAACTGTGCCGTCACTGGCATACCGGTTGTAAACATGTGATGCGCCCAGACGATGAAGGACAGGATCGCGATGGATGCGGTTGCATACACCATCGATGCATAACCGAACAAAGGCTTGCGGGCAAATGCAGGAACGATCTGGGAAACGATACCGAAGGCTGGCAAAATCATGATGTACACCTCTGGATGTCCGAAGAACCAGAATATGTGTTGGTACATGACAGGGTCGCCGCCGCCAGCTGCATTGAAGAAGGATGTACCGAAATGACGGTCAGTCAGCGTCATCGTAATCGCACCGGCCAGAACTGGCATAACAGCGATCAGCAGGTAGGCAGTAATCAACCAGGTCCAGCAGAACATCGGCATCTTCATCAAGGTCATGCCAGGAGCGCGCATGTTCAGGATGGTCGTGATGATGTTAATGGAACCCATGATGGAAGACGCACCCATGATGTGGACCGCGAAAATCGCCATATCCATGCCAGGGCCCATTTGTGTGGACAATGGTGCATACAGTGTCCAGCCGGCAGCCGTTGCGCCGCCAGGAACAAAGAAAGAACCCATCAGCAACAAGGCGGCAGGTGGCATCAGCCAGAACGAGAAATTGTTCATACGGGCGAACGCCATATCAGACGCGCCGATCTGCAGTGGGATCATCCAGTTGGCAAAACCAACGAAAGCCGGCATGATCGCGCCGAACACCATGACCAGACCATGCATGGTGGTCAGCTGGTTAAAGAACTCCGGTTGCATGAGCTGCAGACCAGGCTGGAACAATTCGCTGCGAATGCCCAGGGCCATAACACCACCGGCCAGCAACATCGTGAAAGCGAACCACAGATACAGGCTACCGATATCTTTATGGTTGGTGGCAAACAACCAGCGCTGGAAACCATGTGGATGGTCATGCGCGTGGTCGTGAGAGTGATCGTGAGCGTGATCAACTGTAGTAGTGCTCATCTTTTCTCCTGTTCTTCCTGTTTATTACTTACGCGCAGCCAAAACTTCAGCTGGTTGGACGATGTTTTCAGCAGCCTTGTTAGACCAGTTATTGCGGGTATAAGTGATTACAGCAGCAATTTCTGTGTCAGACAAAGTAGCCTTCCAGGCTGGCATGCCACCCTTACCATTCAGCAAAATACCGACTTGAGCTGCTTTAGGACCAGTCACAACAGCCGAGCCGTCGAGTGCAGGGAAAGCACCTGGTACACCCTTACCGGTCGCCTGATGGCAGGCCACGCAGTTTGCTGCATAGACTTTTTCGCCACGTTGTTTCAGCTCATCGACAGTCCAGACCTTGCTTGGATCATCTGCCTTGGCAGCCATTTCTTTTTTCTTGGTATCAACCCATTTTTTGTAGTCATCGTCAGAAACGACATTGACAACGATAGGCATGAAGGCATGTTCTTTACCGCACAGCTCTACACACTGACCACGGTAAGTACCGATTTTTTCAGCCTTGAACCAGGTATCACGGACGAAACCAGGAATCGCATCCTGTTTCACACCAAACGCGGGGATAGTCCAGGCATGGATAACGTCATTGGCGGTAGTGATGATGCGGACTTTCTTGTTGACCGGTACCACGACTTCATTGTCAACTTCAATCAGGTAATTGTCGCCGCGTTTTTCTGTAGGTTCTACGCCAGGTGCGCCAACTTGCGTACGGGGAGTCGCCAGTGTCGAGAGGAAGGAAATGCCTTCGCCCTCACCCTTCAGGTAATCATAGCCCCATTTCCATTGCATGCCCGTGGCTTTAATGGTGATGTCGGCGTTCGAGGTATCTTTCATTGCAACAACAGTTTTTGTTGCTGGCAAAGCCATGACAATAACGATGATGAAAGGCACAACTGTCCAGGCGATCTCAACAGCGGTACTTTCGTGGAAAGTGGCAGGCTTATGGCCAACAGATTTGCGGTGTTTCAGGATGGAATAAAACATCACCCCGAAAACTGCCACAAAAATGACCATGCAGATAACCAGCATCAGGTTATGGATGGAATAGATTTGCTCCGCAATTTGCGTAACAGGTGGCTGCAGATTCAACTGCTTGACTGCCGGACCGCCCTTCATATCCACTACCGGACCATTGACCACCGCCCACGTTGGCAGACTAGCAGCCAAGAGCGAGGCACCCAGCATGAACGACTTTAATCGCTTAGCATGTTTCATGAATTTCCCCAAAACCCGATTAGAATTCTTTTAACAGAGCGCCAGGGACACAGATTCAAAAAATTTTCATATGCGTTCCGGCAACTTCCACAACTGCAAGAGTATAAGGCGTAAAGCAGGGCGATATCAAGCAGAATACATGAATGACATCTATGATCTCGCTCA
It encodes the following:
- a CDS encoding twin transmembrane helix small protein; amino-acid sequence: MKILVAIAFFLILFSLGSALVYLMKDKGKSNRTVKALAFRVGFSITLFLLILLANHFGLIQPTGIR
- a CDS encoding ABC transporter permease, with the protein product MTNWFRQHLFAIKSAFAHLRGSPGNFLFNVLVVAIALALPIAGLTLIENIRPISSQLSIEPEISIFVSPDTPRATATALSIPLKKLLKEKNITANLNFIPKDKALASLEQSSNLAEVLSTLGGNPLPDAYVLSMSNSDAGKIEALVEEIKQMQDVDVVQLDSAWVKRLAALVQIMQLGLMFLAATLGVVVIVVVFNATRLQVISHRAEIAVSRLLGATNSFIHKPYYYTGALLGLLAGGLALGLIAASLQPLNKAIAEFAKLYASEFHLVPLGIVQSAILLAVSMLLGLIGVFLSVRRQLASAS
- a CDS encoding cytochrome C oxidase subunit I, whose protein sequence is MVLAVCAAPMVFSYLTYYVIKPEGRTNYGTILDPRNYPMPKLAGHLLGAAATDPVIGLEAYKGKWLMLQVDSGACAEACQKRMYDIRQLRTAQGKEMDRIERVWLITDDAPIDTMLIRQHDGARMLKVDPAALKAWLPTESDTQISDHIYLIDPLGNLMMRYQKNADANKIKKDLSKLLRASAIG
- a CDS encoding SURF1 family protein, whose product is MPISFRFRLIPFIASLLLISLGIALAQWQTHRAEEKETLAAEMAERQHLPALALNAQTPPGQLLAFRKLQVSGQFIREWPLYLDNRPLQGKAGLYVLMPFKLANSSKYVLIARGWHPRDARDRMHVPDIPVPGGQVMLEGILRDRLERVMQLGQAEAVKPGSLLQNIDVEALAKQTRWDFYPFVLEQTSLENDGLSREWPMPSAGADKHRGYAFQWYALALMAFLFFVVTGFRRGKN
- a CDS encoding cytochrome c oxidase assembly protein, with protein sequence MLQEESGVAGKNKLNAKMLGKLLVIAVLMFGFGYALVPIYKQICELTGVNILTPKDISVKEISNSQIDRSREVTVEFDANTQGPWRFRPTVASMKVHPGEMTQIVYEVVNKQSYKMDAQAIPSYAPQQAGNYFKKMECFCFKQQTLGPNEARQMPVVFYLDPALPKDVKTITLSYTFFEVGVKPQAATGVAGEGQGKS
- the cyoE gene encoding heme o synthase; its protein translation is MTTLSLPSNRLAQYWALTKPRVTQLAVFCAVIGMFLATPELPAWRVVVAATVGIWLLAGAAFAVNCLVEKEIDSRMARTARRATAQGEITVPQTLVFSGVIGGMGMWVLYTMVNPLTMWLTFVTFVGYAVIYTIILKPATPQNIVIGGLSGAMPPALGWAAVANDVPMQAWLLVLIIFVWTPPHFWALAMYRRDDYARSGLPMLPITHGLEFTRFHIWLYTIALFATTMLPYAVHMSGLIYLVSAIILGLIFLWYAWRIYKHYDDVLARKTFAYSIIYLSLLFAALLIDHYIKL
- the ctaD gene encoding cytochrome c oxidase subunit I is translated as MSTTTVDHAHDHSHDHAHDHPHGFQRWLFATNHKDIGSLYLWFAFTMLLAGGVMALGIRSELFQPGLQLMQPEFFNQLTTMHGLVMVFGAIMPAFVGFANWMIPLQIGASDMAFARMNNFSFWLMPPAALLLMGSFFVPGGATAAGWTLYAPLSTQMGPGMDMAIFAVHIMGASSIMGSINIITTILNMRAPGMTLMKMPMFCWTWLITAYLLIAVMPVLAGAITMTLTDRHFGTSFFNAAGGGDPVMYQHIFWFFGHPEVYIMILPAFGIVSQIVPAFARKPLFGYASMVYATASIAILSFIVWAHHMFTTGMPVTAQLFFMYATMLISVPTGVKVFNWVATMWKGSMTFETPMLFAVGFIFVFTMGGFTGLILAVTPIDIQLQDTYYVVAHFHYVLVAGSLFALFAGYYYWGPKWTGFMYNETRGKIHFWGSLILFNVTFFPMHFLGLAGMPRRYADYPAQFTDFNQIATIGAFGFGLMQVYFILAVVIPSIKGGIPAEAKPWDGAEGLEWTVPSPAPFHTFEEPPEFK
- a CDS encoding cytochrome oxidase small assembly protein — protein: MSNRKKPNNLRTAIILFSVALVFFAGVFIKQTWLR
- the rpoH gene encoding RNA polymerase sigma factor RpoH → MATTSTQLIPATDSTALALGFSGTLGNIDAYISAVNRLPMLTHEEEIDYAKKLRDDNDLAAAQQLVMSHLRLVVSIARGYLGYGLPHADLIQEGNIGLMKAVKRFDPDQGVRLVSYAMHWIKAEMHEYILKNWRLVKVATTKAQRKLFFNLRSHKEGLDAMTPKQIDALASTLDVKREEVIEMEMRLSGHDIALDAPTDDDDEKFAPIAYLKTESDEPTRVLETRQYDRLQSEGLESALSKLDARSRHIIESRWLKNDDGTGATLHELADEYGVSAERIRQIESAALKKMKGSLSSFA
- a CDS encoding SCO family protein, yielding MKILKHMASMLMALSLLACAPAQEKFNNTDLTGLDYAKDFALTDHNGKARTLADFKGKAVVIFFGYTQCPDVCPTTMVEMANVMKLLGTDADKVQVLFVTLDTERDTQTLLANYVPNFDKRFLGLYGDAAATAKVAKEFKVFYQKVEGKTPGSYTMDHTAGSYVFDPQGRIRLFLRHGQGAEAVAHDLKILLK
- a CDS encoding heme A synthase, with amino-acid sequence MWLQIALTALMVAVIPAAMVFLSREKNKYRKLIAVTVTLTFELIMFGAFTRLTDSGLGCPDWPGCYGQSNPLQSHAAIKAAEIAMPTGPVTLQKAWIEMVHRYLAMSVGILIIAQMAIAWVRRRQLASSPWLATFLLFFVCLQGAFGAWTVTLKLQPVIVTTHLILGMGLLALLSASLEQQSSSLPGRSIAAADGRRMLWPASLALVLVFVQISLGGWVSTNYAALACQDYPMCNGQVIPAMDFEHGFSLWRQLGQTVNGDYLPFNALVAIHWVHRNFALLVVAVCLWAALRARKIAGLEKLGRNILLAIIAQFIIGISTVFFSWPLLLAVLHNGMAAMLVLLLTMLNYRIRHVSLAAAKDRS
- a CDS encoding DUF2970 domain-containing protein yields the protein MTDLKEASKRKASFFATMKAVFWSFLGIRKKTDYEQDAAQLNPVHVIIAGIIGALIFISVLIMIVRHVVAK
- a CDS encoding cytochrome c oxidase subunit 3, encoding MSSQHANAPYYFVPGPSKWPVLGGTTLLLTMIGASAWVNGLAWGSYLNFAGIILTLVVLYNWFGDAIAESEGGKYSARIDVSFRWSMSWFIFSEVMFFAAFFGALFYARTISMPWLADLDHKVLWPDFAANWGNVGPAGTVEAFKTMGPFPIPTINTALLLTSGVTLTIAHHALREGHRAKTAFWLFATVLLGAVFMGFQAYEYMHAYSELNLKLTSGIYGSTFFMLTGFHGFHVTMGAIMLSVVLYRVMKGHFTPEHHFAFEGAAWYWHFVDVVWLGLYVVVYWL